In the genome of Pempheris klunzingeri isolate RE-2024b chromosome 11, fPemKlu1.hap1, whole genome shotgun sequence, one region contains:
- the LOC139209692 gene encoding vitamin D3 receptor A gives MEPMTVTTSVVGPEEFDRNAPRICGVCGDKATGFHFNAMTCEGCKGFFRRSMKRKASFTCPFNGSCTITKDNRRHCQACRLKRCIDIGMMKEFILTDEEVQRKKDMILKRKEEEAAREAMRPRLNEEQARIISSLVEAHHKTYDASYSDFSRFRPPVREGPVTRSASRAASLHSLSDASSDSFNHSPESVDTKMNFSNLLMMYQDGASSPDSSEEDTKLSMLPHLADLVSYSIQKVIGFAKMIPGFRELTAEDQIALLKSSAIEIIMLRSNQSFNLEDMSWSCGGPDFKYCINDVTKAGHTLELLEPLVKFQVGLKKLNLHEEEHVLLMAICLLSPDRPGVQDHSRIEQLQDHLSDALQAYIRVNHPGGRLLYAKMIQKLADLRSLNEEHSKQYRSLSFQPEHSMQLTPLVLEVFGSEVS, from the exons ATGGAGCCCATGACGGTGACGACGTCGGTGGTCGGACCGGAGGAGTTTGACCGCAACGCCCCACGGATCTGCGGCGTGTGCGGTGACAAGGCCACCGGGTTCCACTTCAACGCCATGACGTGCGAAGGCTGCAAGGGATTCTTCAG ACGCAGTATGAAGCGTAAAGCCTCCTTCACCTGTCCATTCAACGGGAGCTGCACCATTACCAAGGACAACCGGCGTCACTGCCAGGCCTGTCGCCTCAAACGCTGCATTGACATCGGCATGATGAAAGAAT TCATCCTGACAGACGAGGAGGTTCAGAGGAAGAAGGACATGATAttgaagaggaaagaggaggaggcagcccGGGAGGCGATGAGGCCACGTCTGAATGAGGAGCAGGCCCGGATCATCTCCTCCCTGGTGGAAGCTCACCACAAGACCTATGATGCCTCCTATTCTGACTTCTCCCGCTTCAGG CCTCCAGTGCGCGAAGGCCCAGTAACACGTAGTGCCAGCAGAGCCGCCTCCCTTCACTCTCTTTCTGATGCCTCCTCTGACTCATTCAACCATTCACCTG AGTCTGTGGACACCAAGATGAACTTCAGCAACCTGTTAATGATGTACCAGGACGGCGCTAGCAGTCCAGACTCCAGCGAGGAGGACACAAAGCTCTCCATGCTGCCCCACCTTGCTGACCTGGTGTCCTACAGCATCCAGAAGGTCATAGGCTTTGCCAAGATGATCCCAGGCTTCAG AGAGCTGACAGCAGAAGACCAGATCGCTCTGTTGAAGTCGAGTGCCATCGAGATCATCATGCTGCGCTCAAACCAGTCGTTCAATCTGGAGGACATGTCCTGGAGCTGCGGAGGACCAGACTTCAAATACTGCATCAATGACGTTACAAAGG CGGGTCACACTCTGGAGCTGTTGGAGCCACTGGTGAAGTTCCAGGTCGGTCTGAAGAAACTCAACCTGCACGAGGAGGAACACGTGCTGCTCATGGCCATCTGCCTGCTCTCCCCAG ATCGTCCCGGTGTCCAAGACCACAGCCGCATTGAGCAGCTCCAGGACCATCTGTCGGACGCACTGCAGGCCTACATCCGGGTCAACCACCCCGGCGGACGCCTCCTCTACGCCAAGATGATCCAGAAGCTGGCCGACCTGCGCAGCCTGAACGAGGAGCACTCCAAGCAGTACCGCTCGCTCTCCTTCCAGCCCGAGCACAGCATGCAGCTCACCCCGCTGGTGCTGGAAGTGTTTGGCAGCGAGGTGTCATag